The sequence below is a genomic window from Salarchaeum japonicum.
GGGACACAAGTGGGCGTTCAACCGCCTCTACGAATACGTCCAGTACAAGGCCGCCGAGTACGGCATCGACGTAGAGCAGGTTGACCCGGAGAATACCTCTCGGCGGTGTTCGACGTGTGGGTTTACGCACCCGGATAATCGTGAGAGTGAGTTGTTCGAGTGTCTGAAGTGTGGCTACGAGAACCACGCTGACTACAACGCCGCGAAGAATATTGGACTGCGGTATCTCCGTCGGACCCAAACTGGCTCCGGTGGAGGCGCACCCGTAGGCGTGCGCTTGAACAGCGGGACGCTGAACGCGAACGGGGCGTATGATTCTCCTGCCGACAGTGTCGGCCAGAGCGGGAGTCCACGCTGAACGCCCACGGCTTTAGCCGTGGGCTAGCTTACCACGTATCTGGAGAACGGACTGGTCGAACGGGACTTCAGAGAAATGTTCTGATCAGTCGCGAAGTTCGGCGACTGACTGACCAACCTCACGGACGTGTTCACTTCGCTCGAGGTCGAGTTCCTCGGCGAGGTAGTCAACCGTCTCTTCGAGGCTCATACTAGAAAGAAACCCGTCTAACGGTATAAACCTAGTGCTGGCGCAGCAATGTAGCCCATCAGAGGAAGCGTCTGTGTATACCGAACTATGCACCCTTCGGGAAAACTGTGGAATCGGTGACTGCATAGCGATACCCACCGAAATTACGCAGTGTCGCCATTTGCTGTCCACCAACCGGACTCAATTGAATGAAACCCTCCGAAGCGATCGGGAGCGTTTCAGTCAGCAGGCTGTGCCTCCGTGGATGGTGTGCTGCCTGGCAGTTCGGGGATGGACAGGTCCACGCGGCGGAGGAGCTGGGCGTTGATCGCGACGATTACTGTACTCAACGACATCAGAAGCGCACCCACAGCGGGAGACAGCAGAATCCCGATCGGTGCCAACACGCCTGCTGCGAGCGGAATCGCGAACACGTTGTAGCCGGCGGCCCAGACGATGTTCTCCTGCATCTTCCGGTAGCTCGCCTTACTGAGTTTCACGAGTCGCACTACATCCATCGGGTTGTTCTGCACGAGGATGACATCTGCCGACTGGACGGCGACGTCGGTGCCGCTCCCGATGGCGATCCCGACGTCGGCTCGCGTCAGCGCCGGCGCATCGTTCACACCGTCGCCGACCATCCCCACCAGCTTCCCCTGGTCCTGGAGTTCCTGCACTTTCTCATCCTTGTCCTCGGGGAGGACCTCAGCGAACACCGTGTCGATACCCAGTTCGTCAGCGACAGCGTTGGCGACGTCCTGGGAGTCCCCCGTCAGCATCGCCACCTCGATGCCCAAGTCGTGGAGGGCATCGACGACGCGGAAACTCTCCTCACGAATCACGTCGGCCATCGCGAAGGCGGCGATCAGCTCTCCGTCACGAACGAGATACACCACAGTCTGGGCGTTCTGACCGGCCTCGTCAGCGAAGTGCTGGAGATGGTCGGGAATTTCGCTATCGAGTTGGGCCAACAGGTTCGGGCCACCGACGTACACCTCGTTTCCGTCGACATTCGCCCGGACCCCTCGTCCTTTGATCGCCTCGAAGGCTGTCGCGTCAGGAGTAGTTACATCTCGCTCGTCGGCGGCCTCACGGATCGCTCGGGCGATCATGTGTTCGGAGTCACTCTCGACGGCTGCCGCCAGCCCGAGCGCGTCGTCCTCGTCAACGCCGTCGACGGTCGCCATATCCACGACGCCGTGTTCACCCTCAGTAAGCGTCCCTGTCTTGTCGAAGATGATGGCATCCAAGTTCCGCGCGTCCTCCATCGCAATTCGGTCGCGGACGAGCATCCCGTTGCGCGCTGCAAGTGAGGTGTTGATCGCGACGACCAGCGGGATGGCGAGCCCGAGGGCGTGTGGGCAGGCGATGACGAGCACCGTCACGACTCGCTCGATGACCGTCGCGTCGAACGAGACTGCGACCGTCCACGCAATCGCGGTCACGACTGCCGCCCCGAGCGCGACGTAGAACAGCCAGCCGGCCGCCCGGTCGGCCAACACTTGCGTCTTGGACTTGCTCTGTTGAGCTTCCTCGACGAGGCGCATGATGCCCGCGAGTGTTGTCTCCTCGCCCGTCGCACCGACGCGAACACGGAGACTCCCGTCGCCGTTGATGGTGCCGCCGATGACCTCGTCGCCAGGCTCTTTCGAGACGGGCTTGGACTCGCCGGTGATCATCGACTCGTTGACGTCGGAGTCACCCTCCTCGACGGTGCCGTCAGCAGGGACACTCGCGCCCGGCCGGACGAGCACGAGATCGCCTTCCGAGAGCTCACTGACGGGAACTTCTTCGGTCTCCCCGTCGTCGGTGATACGCTCGGCGGTGTCTGGCATCAGTTTCGCCAGTTCGTCGAGCGCGCTGGAGGCCCGCCGGACCGACCGCATCTCGATCCAGTGGCCCAGCAGCATGATGTCGATCAGCGTGACGAGCTCCCAGAAGAACGCCGACTGTGTGGGGAAAATCACGCTCGCGAGGCTGTAGACAAACGCGACGGTGATCGCCATCGAGATCAACGTCATCATCCCCGGCGACCGGTCTTTCAGCTCCGGGAGTGCCATCTGGAGGAATGGAACGCCACCGTACGCGAAGACGATGACCGCGAAGACGGGGTTGATCCACTCGCTGCCCGGGAATACAGGGACGGAGAAGCCGAGCCACTCCTGTAGCATTTCGCTGTACAGGAGAACGGGAATCGACAGGAGCGTCGAAACGAAGAAACGGCGCCGGAACATCTGCTCGTGGCCCTCGTGCATCCCGCCATGCCCCTCACCGTGGCCCTCATGGGAACCGTGGCCGTGCCCGTCGCCCTCGTGTCCGGCGTGTTCGTGCTGCTCGTGGGACGCCATCTCACCTGCCGCAGCAGGGTGAGCTTCCTCCTCTAGTAGCTCCTGTTCTACCCCTTCCTCGTCAGATTCCGCGACCGCTTCATCGTGCTCACCGTGTTCGTGCTGGTGACTGGTGGTGTCCGGCTGGTCCTCTCCTCCCGGGGAATTCTCAGTTGTATCTTTGTGGTCGTCCATGAGTCATGTTCTCTATTGAGGTGGTTCCGCCGGCTTCTTGAATCTTCGGCCCTGAGACCGTACAGCAGGACCAGCGTAGACGAGCTCCGAAGACAACAGTTAGTCGTCGTCTCGAAGCGACTTGTGCTATCCGCAGCGCACGATACTCAGGCGTGAGCGGTGTATCCCGCGTCTTCGACGGCCGCCACGAGGGCCGTGACCTCTGCCTCACCGTCGACACTTGCCTGTTCACTCTCCCTGTCGACGGTCACGGAAGTCACGCCAGTGACCTCTTCAAGGGCCTCTTCAACCGTCTGCTCGCAGTGACCGCACGACATTCCTTCCACGGTGATGGTCGTCGTCATACAGAGGTACATACGGCTCCCTCCCTTTAGCGGATTTCCCCTTCGATTATGCTGGTCTCTTGGGGGTCAAACTTTAGATTCCAAGTGATACGTGCAGCCGAAACGAACCAAATTTCAGATTCAGCAACTGACGATGCGGGAAGACTCAGGTACCGTTGTGGCGCTCCAGATACGTCTTCGCCGCTAAAAAGACGTATAGTGCGCCGATAGCCCGAATACCCGAGCGGAATCGCTCGTTCCATTCGACCGACTCCGGACGCTCGTACAGGAACGCGGTGGCAAATCTTCGATACAGATCGGGAAACAGGAAGACGATAGCGCCGAACACACCGGTAAGATTCATCAGCCACGCGTATGCTCGCCCATTGAGGAGGGAAATCGCAGCTATCAGAACGCCCTCAGACCGGATAGCTGGGCGGACCCACCCTCTCACTGTTCCCCCGCTTCGATTCGCAATCGCAAGTTTCTCGAAGAGACTGACGATTTTGTCCGGGAACAGCGCTGAGAGAGCGCCAAGGACACCCACGAGTGTTCGAATCATACGATACTGTACGACCGGTACGGACATAATTCCCGCTGCGACCCTACACTGGTGAGAATAAGGGGAATCCGAACAATAGCGACTTCGAATGAGGAACAACGCCCAGAGGCCGCTTCTCGAATGAACGTCCCGAATCCTCAGGGGTTCGGGGCATACAGGGCGTAGAGAATCGATAGCATCCCGGCGGCGGTGATGAGTGCTGCGACGAATCCTGCTTCGAAAATCGACACTTGGAGGAGTTCGAAGAGCACGCCCTCGAGGAGGCCGCCGAGCCCGACCAGCGCGAAGCCAGCCGCGACGTACAGGAGTAACTGCGTGTGATGCCGTTGGTATCCGCGATAGGCCTGGTAGGCGATCACCAGCGCCAGGGCGGTCGTGAACAGCTTGCCGATGACGAATAACGTGTGTTCCATGAGTCAGTCTCCCCGCATTTCCTCGAAGATGGACGTAATCCGGTCGGCGGGGTCCGGCCGAACATCGATCTGCACGTCGAAGCCCTCTGCTTGGAGGAGTACTTCGACACGCTCGAGTCGCGCCTCGTACTCGCTGTAGTGCCGTCCGCCGGGGTCGACGTGCGTGTACTCCTCGAGGAGGCCCTGCTCGACGAGGCGGGTGACACGCCGCGAGACGGTCGGGCGTGACATATCGCATTCCTCGCTGAGCTCCTTCGCGGAGAGTCGGTCGGTCTTCGTCGCCACGAGGATGTTGCGGGCGTACTCGTCGTCGAGTGTGGCGAAGATGTCCGACGGGTCGGCCTCCTCAGTCACACGTCCGTACTCGCTACAGGAGGGTAATATAGCCCGCCGGTTTTCTGACTCAGAACGCCGGCTCGCTATTATATCGTCTCTACCCGCCTACTGATAGTTGAAGGTGCAATAATTATGTCCACACTCGACTCCGGCATGAACCAGCTTGAGAGCAGAGTCGGCGGCCTGACCGTCGGCGGGAAAGTCCACAGCCTCAGCGCGTGGTTCGTGCTGGCGCTCCGTCTCATGATGGGCTACGCGTTCGCGTACTCCGGCTTCACGAAGATCACCGGCGAGTTCGCGGCCGGCGGCTACCTCTCGAACGTTGCGGCGACGAACGGCAACCCGCTGGCGGGCCTGTTCGCGTGGATGGGTTCGACGCCGTGGTTTGTCGAGTTCGCGAACGTCGCCGTGCCGTACGGCGAGCTGTTCATCGGCCTCGGCCTCCTCGTCGGCGCGTTCGTCCGCCTCGCGGCGTTCTTCGGCGCGCTGATGATGCTCATGTTCTACTTCGGCAACTGGGACATGGGTCACGGGTTCATCAACGGGGACTTCGCGTACATGCTCGTGTTCCTCGCGGTCGCCGCGTTCGCCGCGGGCCGCATCCTGGGCCTCGACCAGTACATCGAGAACTACGACGTCGGCGGCGAGACGCTCGTCGAGCGCTACCCCGCCCTCGAATACATCCTCGGCTAACCACGCCGAGACCTTTGGGAGTACAACAATGCAAAATCCAATTCAAGCACGCGGGATTCGTTCTCTGGGACTCATCGTCGTTGGGGCACTGACTCTGGCCGTCGTCGCCGGAATGGCGCTAACACACGCGACCGTCCCAGAATCAATGATGTGGAGCTGGCACGACGGCATGTGGAACAGCGGCCACATGGCCGGCTGGGGTGGCTGGGGCTGGGGGATGATACTGTTCGGGCTCCTGTGGATGGCACTTCTGATCGCCCTCCCAGTCTACGCCGTTTACTGGCTGACAACGCGGTCCCCTACGGACGGCCATACTGATGACAGCGCACTCGCTGTTCTCCAAGAACGGTACGCTCGTGGCGAAATCGACGACGAGGAGTTTGATCACCGTCGCGCCCGCCTGGTGTCCGACGACGATCGTTTCTGACCGCGTTGGTGTTACTGTCTGAGGAGGCGTCTGAGGACGTAGTGGAGGATTCCGCCGTGTTCGATATAGGTTACGGCGGCCGGCGTGCCGACCTGTGCTGTGACCGGGAACTCGACAGTCGACCCGTCCGCACGCTCGGCGATAACGGTCAGTTCGTCCATCACGTCGAGCCCGTCATCGAGGCCGTGGATCGTGAAGACCTCCGACCCATCCAGACCGAGAGATTCCCACGAGTCGCCATCATCGAACTGCAGGGGAAGCACACCCATGCCGACGAGGTTGTCGCGGTAGATGCGCTCGTAACTCTCGGCGATGGTTGCGCGGACACCGAGCAGGTCCGTTCCTTTCGCCGCCCAGTCCCGGCTAGACCCAGTTCCGAACTCCTCGCCAGCCATCACGACGAGCGGTATCCCCTCGTCCCGATAGCGGCGACTGGCTTCGAACACCGTGGTTTGTTCGTCGGTCGGGTGGTGGATCGTGTAGCCACCCTCGACGTCGTCGAGCATCTCGTTCTCGATTCGGACGTTGGCGAACGTCCCCCGCATCATCACCTCGTGATTGCCCCGACGTGCGCCGTAGGTGTTGAACTCGTGTGGCTCGACACCGTGATCGAGCAGCCACTGACCTGCGGGGAGGTCGGGACCGAACGGGCCGGCTGGACTGATGTGGTCGGTCGTAACGGTATCGCCGAGCGTCAGTAGACAGCGTGCGTCCTCGATATCGGCGACGCCGGGTTTCTCTACCGGGAAGTCCTTGAAGAACGGCGGTTCACGGATGTATGTCGAGTCCTCATCCCACTCGTAGACGTCACCCGTGGGCGCGTCGAGAGCAGCCCATCGCTCATCGCCCTCGAACACGGAGGCGTACTTCTCCTCGAACATCTCCGGAGAGACGTTCTCGTGGATTGCGGCCTGCACGTCCGCTGCGTCCGGCCAGATGTCCGCCAGATAGACTGGGTTACCCTCATCGTCAGTGCCCAGCGGCTCGTGTTCGAGATCGATGTCCATCCGCCCTGCGAGCCCGTAGGCGACGACGAGCGGCGGGCTCGCGAGGTAGTTCGCGCGGATCTTCGGGTGGATACGCGCCTCGAAGTTCCGGTTCCCGGAGAGAACGCTCGTCGTCCAGAGGTCGTGGTCGTCGATTGCCTGCTCGATGGGATCGGGAAGCGGCCCAGCGTTACCGATACAGGTGGTACAGCCGTAGCCGACGACGGCGTACCCGAGCTCTTCGAGATACGGAAGCAGCCCCGATTCTTCGAGATACTGCGTGACGACACGGCTACCCGGTGCGAGACTCGTCTTGACGTACGGCGGGACGTCTAGGCCTTTCTCGACGGCGTTCTGGGCGAGCAGTCCAGCAGCGATCATCACCGACGGGTTCGACGTGTTCGTACAGCTCGTGATGGCGCTGACGAGGACGTCTCCGTGTCCGATTTCGACCGTCTCACCGTCGAGGTCGACCTCGACACGTTTGGTTAACGGGTGCAGTTCCGATTCGGGTTCGACCTGAACGCCACCGTCGGTCTCCGCATCAGCTGCACCACCCTCACCGAGCCACCGCTGCAAGGCGTCCTCGTCGACATCATCGAGGTCGTCCTCGAACTCCCCGTGGAGAAGTCCCCGGAAGCTCTGTTTCACGTCCCCCATCGGAATCCGGTCCTGTGGCCGCTTGTGTCCGGCCAGACTCGGTTCGACTGTCGAGAGGTCGAACTCGACGACCTCAGTATATTCTGGTTCCTGTTCCCCGAACAGCCCTTGGGCTTCGAGGTACTCGCGAACGAGGTCGACGTGGTCGGGATCACGCCCGGTGAGTTCGAGATACTCGAGCGTCTGCTCGTCGACCGGGAACATACTGATCGTCGAGCCCTGTTCGGGCGCCATATTGGCGATCGTGGCCCGGTCGGGGACTGTGAGATTCTCCACACCGGGACCGAAGAACTCCACGAACCGGTCGACGACGCCGACCTCGCGGAGTCGTTCGGTGATGTGGAGCACGAGATCCGTAGCCGTCGCGCCCTCGGGTAATTCGCCTTCGAGACGGACGCCGACGACCTCGGGGAGTTTCATCGTGACCGGTTGACCGAGCATCGCCGCTTCCGCTTCGATGCCGCCGACGCCCCAACCGACCACACCGATGCCACCGATCATCGGGGTGTGGCTGTCCGTGCCGACGAGCGTGTCCGGCAGGAGCCAGTTCTCGCCGTCTTGCTCGCGGGCGTGGACGACCCGACCCAGATGTTCGAGATTCACCTGGTGGACGATACCGGTCCCCGGCGGGACGACGTTGAAGTTCTCGAAGGCGTTCTGCGCCCACTTGATCGCGCGATACCGTTCGGCGTTTCGCTCGTACTCCAGTTCGACGTTCTTCTCGTAGGCGTCCTCGGAGTCGAAGTAGTCGACCTGGACGCTGTGGTCGATCACGAGATCAATAGGAATCTCCGGTTCGACCAGGGTGGGATCTCGGTCTTTGCGGTCGACCTCGGATCGAAGGGCCGCCAGGTCGACGACTGCGGGTACACCGGTGAGATCTTGCAGGACGACTCGTGATGGAGAGAACGGAACCTCTGCGTCCGGTACGTCTGGCTTCCAGCCAGCAGCATTCTTGACATCCGCTGCAGTAACAGTTTCGCCGTCGGCGTTCCGGAGCACCGACTCAAGCAGAATACGGATGCTCACAGGGAGCGTGTCGAGGTCACAGAGCCCCTGCTCTTCGAGTGCTCGAAGATCGGCCATCTTGTACGTCGTCCCGTCGACGTCGAGCTCGCGGACGGCATCGAACGGAAGTGTATCAGTCATAGTATCTACACCTGGGATTGGCAGTCGTATCAATCCCTCTCCGAATCCGATTCGACGAGAATCGGGATTTGTTACGCAGAGGCATCGTATCCAGCGTCTTCGACCACAGTCACAAGCTCATCCCGTTCAGCGGACCCCTCGACCGTCGCGGATTCTGAGTCACGATCCGCAGTAGCGGACGTAACCCCCTCAACTTCTTCGAGTGCCTCTTCGACGGTCTGCTCGCAATGTTCACAGGTCATTCCTTCGACGGTGATTGTCTGAGTCATATCCATTCGTAGATAGGGGCGAGTATTCTATGTGGTTTTCTGCTTAGAATCCAATGTTGTCGCAGCCCTAGATCACCGATTTCGAAGGTGTGTTGTGGGCAACAATAATGTATCCTGCGAGACGAAGCGGTCGTATGCGCGATTTGGATGAAACCGACTTAGAAATCCTCTCGTTACTCGCTGATGACGCCCGCCGCCCGTTCAGCGATATTGGCGAGGAGGTCGACTTGTCGGGGCCAGCCGTTTCTGACCGGGTAAAGCGATTACAGGAAGCTGGCATCATTAACAACTTCACGATTGACGTCAACCGGGCTCATCTCCGAGCTGGTGTACCGGTATTTATTCAGGCCGAAATCGGCTCAGCGTCGTTGGAGGCCGCCCGCGAGCGGGCTCGAGAGTCAGATGGCGTTGAACACGTCTTCACGACCTCCGAAGGAGATCTTTGGTTCTATGCCCGTGTTGAAGCCCAGAACGTACGTCAGTGGGTAGATGGACTCTTTAACGAGATCGATGTAGCAGATTACACCGTCACACTAATTGACGAGCTTGAATGGACGCCGTCCGTTGATGGCGTCGAATTTGCACTCACCTGTGCTGAATGTAACAATACCGTTGATAATCAAGGTGAAACGACGAGAATCGACGGAGAGATCTATCACTTCTGTTGTCCGTCCTGTCTCACACGGTTCGACGATCGGTATCAGCGACTCGAAGAGGGAGCGTAACGCTGTCTTTGGAATCCAAATTTTCCTGCAGTCGAAACCCCGCCTCTCGAAGCAGTAAATCGCCTAAACCTAGACCCCGTATAGTAGAACAAGCATGACAAGCCAAACAATCCATCTTGATATCACGGGAATGTCCTGCGCCAGCTGTTCGGCGACGATCCAGGACACTCTCGAATCGCTCGACGGGGTATCGGAGGCGGATGCGAACTTCGCCACCGACGAGGGTTCCGTCACCTACGACCCTGAAGAGGTATCGCTCAAAGAAATCTACGACGCGATCGACGAGGCCGGGTACGGCGCAGTCTCTGAGACGGTAACGATTGCCATCTCCGATATGACCTGTGCCAACTGCGCCGAGACCAACCAAACCGCTCTTGAAAATATTCCGGGCGTCGTTAATGCGGAGGTCAATTACGCAACCGACGAAGCACAGGTCACCTACAATCCTGCGGAAGTATCTATTGGTGCGCTGTACGATGCTATCGAGGAGGCTGGCTACTCGCCCGTCCGCGAAGATGGTGCCGACGAAGAGTCGGGCCAGGACGCACGAGATGCCGCCCGTCAAGCCGAAACTCGGAAACAACTCAGGTTGACCCTCTTTGGGGCAGTGTTATCGGCACCGTTGCTCTTCTTCCTCATCGACAATTATCTGCTCGGTGGCGCGATCGTCCCTGAAGCCGTCTTCGGTGTGGAACTTGGCTGGGTTGAGTTCCTCCTCGCCACGCCGGTACAGGCGATCCTCGGCTGGCCGTTCTATAAGAACTCGTACAAGGCGATCGTGAAGAACGGCCGCGCCAATATGGACGTGCTGATTGCGATCGGTTCAACAACGGCCTATCTATACTCTGTGGCAGTCCTTGCTGAACTCATTGCAGGTGGACTTTATTTCGACACGGCAGCCCTCATCCTCGTGTTCATCACGTTGGGTAACTATCTCGAAGCTCGGTCGAAGGGCCAAGCGGGTGAGGCCCTCCGAAAGCTCCTCGAAATGGAAGCCGAAACGGCGACCATTGTCCGCGAGGACGGCAGTGAAGAAGAAGTTCCGCTTGAAGAGGTCACAACTGGTGACCGGATGAAAATCCGTCCAGGTGAGAAGATTCCCACAGACGGTGTCGTTGTCGACGGTCAGTCTGCCGTCGACGAGTCAATGGTCACTGGCGAATCTGTGCCTGTCGAGAAAGAGGAGGGCGATGAGGTCGTCGGCTCGACGATTAACGAGAACGGCGTCCTTGTCGTGGAGGCGACGAAGGTTGGAGAAGACACGGCCCTCCAACAGATCGTCCAGACAGTCAAGGAGGCCCAGTCGCGCCAGCCCGACATCCAGAATCTCGCCGACCGCATCTCCGCGTACTTCGTGCCTGCGGTCATCGCGAACGCCCTTCTCTGGGGTGTCGTCTGGTTCCTGTTCCCCGAGGCGCTCGCTGGCTTCGTCGACTGGCTCCCGCTGTGGGGTCAGGTTGCTGGCGGCCCGGCCCCGGTCGGTGGGACCGTTTCAGTCTTCGAGTTCGCGATAATTGTCTTCGCGTCCTCGATCCTCATCGCCTGTCCCTGTGCGCTGGGGCTGGCGACGCCCGCAGCGACGATGGTCGGGACGACGATTGGTGCCCAGAACGGCGTCCTGTTCAAGGGCGGTGACATCCTCGAACGCGCAAAAGACGTCGACACGGTCGTCTTCGACAAGACGGGCACCCTCACGGAGGGTGAAATGGAACTCACCGACGTGGTCGTCTTTGATAGCGATGGAAATGTGGTGACTGACGGTGGCGAGCCGACCCCAGATGGTGGACAGCTCAGCACCCGTGAGCGCCTCTCAGAGGATGATGTGCTTCGACTGGCGGCGATAGCTGAAAGCGGCAGCGAACACCCGCTCGCCCGTGCAATCGTCGAAGGGGCCGAAGAACGCGGCCTGGACGTGACTGAGCCTGACGACTTCGAGAACGTTCCGGGCCACGGGATCAAAGCAGTCATTGGTGACAGCGAGGTGCTGGTCGGCAACCGCAAGCTGCTGCGGGACAACGGGATCGACCCCTCTCCCGCTGAGGAGACGATGGAACGCCTCGAGAACGAGGGGAAGACGGCGATGCTGGTCGCCTACGAGGGGGAGCTCGTGGGTGTGGTCGCCGACGCCGACACAGTGAAGGAAAGCTCCAAGCAGGCTGTCACAGCACTCCAGGAGCGGGGAGTTGACGTGATGATGATTACGGGCGACAACGAGCGAACTGCCCGTGCGGTCGCTAAACAGGTGGGTATCGACCCGAAGAACGTCCGCGCAGGAGTCCTTCCTGAGGACAAGTCCAACGCGGTCGACAGTATTCAAGACGAGGGCCGGCAGGCGATGATGGTCGGTGACGGCGTCAACGACGCTCCGGCACTCGCGGTCGCACACGTCGG
It includes:
- a CDS encoding heavy metal translocating P-type ATPase codes for the protein MTSQTIHLDITGMSCASCSATIQDTLESLDGVSEADANFATDEGSVTYDPEEVSLKEIYDAIDEAGYGAVSETVTIAISDMTCANCAETNQTALENIPGVVNAEVNYATDEAQVTYNPAEVSIGALYDAIEEAGYSPVREDGADEESGQDARDAARQAETRKQLRLTLFGAVLSAPLLFFLIDNYLLGGAIVPEAVFGVELGWVEFLLATPVQAILGWPFYKNSYKAIVKNGRANMDVLIAIGSTTAYLYSVAVLAELIAGGLYFDTAALILVFITLGNYLEARSKGQAGEALRKLLEMEAETATIVREDGSEEEVPLEEVTTGDRMKIRPGEKIPTDGVVVDGQSAVDESMVTGESVPVEKEEGDEVVGSTINENGVLVVEATKVGEDTALQQIVQTVKEAQSRQPDIQNLADRISAYFVPAVIANALLWGVVWFLFPEALAGFVDWLPLWGQVAGGPAPVGGTVSVFEFAIIVFASSILIACPCALGLATPAATMVGTTIGAQNGVLFKGGDILERAKDVDTVVFDKTGTLTEGEMELTDVVVFDSDGNVVTDGGEPTPDGGQLSTRERLSEDDVLRLAAIAESGSEHPLARAIVEGAEERGLDVTEPDDFENVPGHGIKAVIGDSEVLVGNRKLLRDNGIDPSPAEETMERLENEGKTAMLVAYEGELVGVVADADTVKESSKQAVTALQERGVDVMMITGDNERTARAVAKQVGIDPKNVRAGVLPEDKSNAVDSIQDEGRQAMMVGDGVNDAPALAVAHVGTAIGSGTDVAIEAADVTLMRDDPLDVVKAIRISDATLQKIKQNLVWALGYNTAMIPLASLGLLQPVLAAAAMAFSSVSVLTNSLLFRRYTPDHDYKLFGFLR